Below is a window of Neodiprion virginianus isolate iyNeoVirg1 chromosome 4, iyNeoVirg1.1, whole genome shotgun sequence DNA.
TATTCACAGGCATCCAATGGATATCTATCATCGGTTTTGATACGATCGTAAATATTGTGGACTTCTCTAGATGTCTGTTAGAGATCCGCTACAGACATGGATCTTTCGTAGAGCTGTGGATCTTGTGTGGATCCTCTAATAGATGAAGTCTTCCGTGTGGGTACCATTTCGACATTAACAAAAAAGAACGATAACACGATCTGTCTAAACTCTAAAATCATTGAGAGCagaattttcttcattcgaattttcatCTCTAATTGCAAATAGAAACAAcagattttcaattctgttGATTTCAACTTAAAGAGCCGTTTTTCTGACACAATTTCCTCTGTGTCGACTTAATACCATAAAATCATAGTCTAACATCTTGCCTAAAGTTTTTGTTGCTCTGCTCTTTGCGTAATTCAGCTCTGTGCTATCAGCTGATTGCTCATTGCAGCGCCATGTCGCTCCTGCCTGTAACGTAGTTTGGATTCAATGCGTATTGATATAAACGTTCCTCGAATGGTCACGATtcaatttgcaattttgtCTCCGCGTGTAACGTAAGTGGCAACTACTATTCAATAAATCACTTTACTGACTGTCATTTAATCCCAAACGCACGCCATACATGGCGGTAAAAATTCGCTGCATATATATTTGTAGAATTTTGTGCAAAAGGTTGTACAGAACTTTCTACAGAGTTTGCTTACctgttgaaaattctttacGCTGTTCCATCTCTTTTTCTAAAATGGATTTTACTTTTCTATGGCTTATAAAACCCGTTTTCCTGAGAATTTCATGAATAAATGTGCTATTAGTTgtgttaaaattttgattgTCTGAAATCCACAATTAATCGGACAGATGCCCGAGTTATACAATAAAATGGGAGAAATGTAGcatgagaattaaaaaaaacactttcACTTGCTTGATCCACACAACTAATTGGCAATTACATTCTACATATATGGTCCAAAATAAGGTTCGTTAAGTTCGAATCAGCAGAATTCATCAAACTAATCTTAACGGGCAAGTTCCTGGTTTTATTTAGTTTAATATTTTGCTTGatcaaattaataaataaacaaatacaACGGtttgttatataataattagaCTTCgtcatcaaaaaaatattcgagtAGTTGCAAAGAAAAGCAAATGATGCAAAATACCATTCATTTAGCATTCAGTTGGCTTATTGAATGATACATTTCATCAAATGAAACATCGACTCCAGggattcgaataaaattgttaGGTGCAAGTGATCTTTATTTAAACCAATATCATTTGGTCGAACTACGCAAATGATATACCATGTCGCAGGATATCGAAGGTCAACAGGGCGAACTAGACCGTCTGATCAAAAAAAACcgtacaaatttttccaaaatgcTATTCGCGCcaatgataatgaaaattaatgaaatctAAAATGTCAATAATTAGATAAATGGTATGGTAATTAGAATGTTCAAAATGATCAACCTCTTGTGTTTTTGGTTCGATTCTATAAATAATTTGAGCTCATTTCGCTCACTGCTCAAAAATCACCTGAAAACCATTCAAATCTTAGATTACAGTATAATTGTAACGCGCAAATCTAATTCTTAACGATTTTGTTGCTGGAGTTGATTACTtatgtgaaattatttcaagtgaTCTCTGAAGATCTTTGTGGTGAATAAAATGCGTACAAAGACATTAGAAACGGAGCAACAACATCGGTTTAACAATATCCATCGTCTTAACTatagaaacatttttcaaatcaaatgtGCTCggattcatttttaatatataaaaaagGGGTGTTGTTTCCCTTTTGGTTTAATATCATTCGCCCTTGAACATTTGTTTTCTCGTGTCGAAGAAAACGGACCAAAGTATCGGTCTTAAAAATTAAATCCGTATATTGTTCTCAAGGACAATTTTCTTGCAGAATCGACCTCGACAAGTTGAGGTTTGAGGTGGACATCAATCTACCGCACTTGTACATAGACGGCATGTACGAAATCGCAGGAAGAGTGTTGCTGCTTCCGATATCGGGAACGGGGCCAATGCAAGGTAACTTCACCCAGTGTACCGGAGCAGTGCGTATGCAGGGAGCGTTGCGGAAGGACAAAGCTGGCGAGGATCACCTGTACTATTCAGATTTCCGGATGAAGATCTCGATCGGCAAGGGGAACCTCCGACTGGAGAACCTTTTTGGAGGAGAGCGAACCCTTGGCGACGTTGTGAACGCGGCGATAAACAACAACTTCGACGCCTTCATCAGGGAACTGAAGCCTCTGATAGAGAAAGCTTTGTCGGAATCGTTCCTGGAAATTTCGAACAGAATCGTCGAGCCTTTTACGTACAAACAATTGTTCCCGGACAATTAAAGATCGACGTGATAGAACGTTGAGGTAGGAAATTTTTAAGATATCGATAACGatcaccgttttttttttttttataaagcgCGCGGCTTAAATGACGTggagaatttttgaaatcctcATCTATTACATGCACTTGACATGCAGGCTCGTTTGAACGAGCATCAATCCTCGAAAATTAGTTTATAAGATATCGATGAACTGACGATATTcactaaaatatatataattaatatataaatagATTATGGTTCTAGGTACAGGTAAATTTTATACTTAAAGAGCATGTAATATCTGTCATTATACATACCTGTACGATATTGACAGATATAGGAATAATGCGTACAATATAATTGGGTTAAGAATACtctgtgaaataaatttttcccattACCATTTACCGAGTCAAACGATTACGTGAACTTTGTAGTTCACGATCGACTTACCACAATCTTTTTGCGACAAGAAAaagatgatgaaataattgcaTCGCCGCCGGGTGATGTgcgtataatattaaaaaaaaataacaagcaTGCTCTTCGAAGGTGTTAAATGGCAGTGCACACGCAGCGGAATAACAAGCCGATGCATAGATATAAGACAATTAATAATCTGAGGAGACCCGCCGAACACGAATGATCAACGGGTGATTATGCGTAATAATCTTGAACCGAAGGAATAgagaggaaataaaaacaaaaacctgtgGAGCGAGGATAACAGGTTTggttgtataataataattaccgGATAGTAAACGCGGGTGGTAAGTtaaacgattaattttt
It encodes the following:
- the LOC124303304 gene encoding protein takeout-like, with amino-acid sequence MIPLTIALLLAVVTRASAVNLPEYIHVCKRRDPNVENCISQSVEHLRPYLVKGVPERNIPSLEPLLLKELVAAEGTGIRISARNVHAYGASDFTVKRLKIDLDKLRFEVDINLPHLYIDGMYEIAGRVLLLPISGTGPMQGNFTQCTGAVRMQGALRKDKAGEDHLYYSDFRMKISIGKGNLRLENLFGGERTLGDVVNAAINNNFDAFIRELKPLIEKALSESFLEISNRIVEPFTYKQLFPDN